CAGCCAATCCGGCGGCCATTTTTGCCAGGGTATTGGCTGTGGCAGGGGCTATGATAAAAACATCGGCCCAGACGCCCAGATCAACATGGCTGTGCCAGTCACCTGTTTTGGTTTCGAAAAAATCGCAAAGCACCGGATTCCGCGAGAGTGTTGCCAGAGTAAGCGGGGTAATGAATTCTTTGGCCAGAGGCGTCATAAGAACCTTCACCTCGGCACCTTCTTTAACAAACAAACGGATCAGGGAGGCAGCCTTGTATGCAGCTATACTGCCCGTAATACCCAGCAGTATTTTCTTCCCCTTCAGCATTATGATTCGGGAGTATTCTCCTTGTGGGGATTCCTGTAATAGATTTCCCCGTTCAGGAATTCCTCAGTAGCTATCAGCGTCGGTTTGGGCAACCGCTCATAATATTTCGAAATCTCAATCTGTTCCCGGTTTTCGAATACTTCTTCCAGGTTGTCAGTGTAACTGGAAAATTCCTCCAGCTTGTGGCTCAGTTCCTGCTTGATTTCGTTGCTGATCTGATTGGCACGCTTGGCAATAATCATGACACTTTCATAAATATTG
The window above is part of the Bacteroidales bacterium genome. Proteins encoded here:
- a CDS encoding DNA-directed RNA polymerase subunit omega, with translation MNDFRKTKAPTTTVTRNVDQLDAKTGNIYESVMIIAKRANQISNEIKQELSHKLEEFSSYTDNLEEVFENREQIEISKYYERLPKPTLIATEEFLNGEIYYRNPHKENTPES